A window of the Candidatus Aminicenantes bacterium genome harbors these coding sequences:
- the thiM gene encoding hydroxyethylthiazole kinase — MPLNAKVIYANLEKVRREAPLVHNITNYVAMNLTANALLAVGASPVMAHAREEVEDMVGIASALVINIGTLSGHWVEAMFKAAVRAEKKGIPIIYDPVGAGATPYRTRTIRELIQAVAPAILRGNASEIMAIADDNAKTKGVDSAATAETALASARRLSEAHHCVVCVSGKTDYIIDKKSIAMIKNGHALMPRVTGLGCTASALCGAFAAVNSDHFAATASAMAVMGIAGEIAAGKAKGPASLQVEFLDALFNLTDAEIERRLKIS; from the coding sequence ATGCCGCTGAACGCAAAAGTTATTTACGCCAACTTGGAGAAGGTCCGCCGCGAGGCGCCGCTGGTGCACAACATCACCAATTACGTGGCCATGAACCTGACCGCCAACGCGCTGCTAGCCGTCGGCGCCTCGCCGGTCATGGCCCATGCCCGGGAAGAGGTCGAGGACATGGTGGGCATCGCTTCGGCCCTGGTGATCAACATCGGAACGTTGAGCGGCCATTGGGTCGAAGCGATGTTCAAGGCCGCGGTCCGGGCTGAAAAAAAAGGCATCCCAATCATCTATGACCCAGTGGGCGCCGGCGCCACCCCGTATCGCACGCGGACGATACGCGAGCTCATCCAGGCGGTTGCGCCGGCCATCCTGCGCGGCAACGCCTCGGAGATCATGGCCATTGCCGATGACAACGCGAAAACCAAGGGCGTGGACAGCGCCGCCACCGCCGAAACCGCCTTGGCTTCCGCCCGTCGCTTAAGCGAAGCGCACCATTGCGTAGTTTGCGTCAGCGGAAAAACCGACTATATCATCGACAAAAAAAGTATAGCCATGATAAAAAATGGCCACGCGCTGATGCCCAGGGTCACCGGCCTGGGCTGCACGGCTTCGGCCCTGTGCGGCGCTTTCGCCGCCGTCAACTCCGATCATTTCGCCGCCACGGCATCCGCCATGGCCGTGATGGGCATCGCCGGCGAGATCGCCGCCGGGAAAGCCAAGGGCCCGGCCAGCCTGCAGGTGGAGTTCCTGGACGCGTTGTTCAATTTGACTGACGCAGAGATCGAACGGCGTTTGAAGATTTCATAA
- the accB gene encoding acetyl-CoA carboxylase biotin carboxyl carrier protein has translation MRIRDLELENLLELLKKYDLTELTLQEGRFSIAMKRDMQPHAYVSQSLPGIDSVAPAGPATSPAVSPQPPVQPKAVDPEPAPQNPAGWHEVKAPLVGTFYRSPSPDAEPFVEEGDQVQVNDKLCIVEAMKIMNEIESPVAGIVREVCAKNGKPIEFGQVLFRIEVAGVKK, from the coding sequence ATGCGGATCCGAGACCTGGAATTGGAAAATTTGCTCGAATTGTTGAAAAAATATGATTTGACGGAGCTGACGCTCCAGGAAGGCCGTTTCTCGATCGCCATGAAGCGCGATATGCAGCCACATGCCTACGTTTCCCAATCCCTGCCGGGCATCGATTCAGTCGCCCCGGCCGGCCCGGCGACCAGCCCCGCGGTTAGCCCGCAGCCGCCGGTTCAACCCAAGGCGGTCGACCCCGAACCCGCGCCGCAAAACCCGGCCGGCTGGCATGAAGTCAAGGCGCCGCTGGTGGGCACCTTCTACCGCAGCCCCTCCCCCGACGCCGAGCCGTTTGTCGAGGAGGGGGACCAGGTGCAGGTCAACGACAAGCTCTGTATCGTCGAAGCCATGAAGATCATGAACGAGATCGAAAGCCCGGTCGCCGGCATCGTCAGGGAGGTTTGCGCCAAGAACGGCAAGCCGATCGAGTTCGGCCAGGTGCTGTTCCGCATCGAGGTCGCCGGCGTGAAAAAATGA
- a CDS encoding V-type ATP synthase subunit K (produces ATP from ADP in the presence of a proton gradient across the membrane; the K subunit is a nonenzymatic component which binds the dimeric form by interacting with the G and E subunits): MNLSQIGIGAVCALSAVGSGIGAGVAGMAAIGAWKKCFAQNKPAPFMMVAFVGAPLTQTVYGFILMNALKAARARLDPGFLLGIGLFGGLAMGISAWYQGKAGASASDAFAETGKGFGNYIMVIGLIETVALFIMVFMLGVIG, encoded by the coding sequence ATGAACCTAAGTCAAATCGGAATCGGCGCGGTGTGCGCCCTGTCCGCCGTCGGTTCGGGCATCGGTGCCGGCGTAGCCGGCATGGCGGCGATAGGCGCCTGGAAGAAATGCTTCGCCCAAAACAAGCCCGCCCCGTTCATGATGGTCGCTTTTGTCGGTGCCCCCCTGACCCAGACCGTGTATGGCTTCATTCTCATGAACGCGCTGAAGGCTGCCAGGGCCAGGCTGGACCCGGGTTTCTTATTGGGAATCGGGCTTTTCGGAGGCCTGGCCATGGGCATTTCGGCCTGGTATCAGGGGAAAGCCGGCGCTTCCGCTTCGGACGCTTTCGCGGAAACCGGCAAGGGGTTCGGCAACTATATCATGGTCATCGGCCTGATCGAGACCGTGGCCCTGTTCATCATGGTCTTCATGCTGGGCGTGATCGGGTAA
- the thiE gene encoding thiamine phosphate synthase gives MVKAFCPHCGKGVEKRRLDPDGHERDFCPSCQTALYENPLPATATVVFNPKLEVLLVRRGQEPGKGKWCLPGGFQETDETPAQCALRELSEEAGIRGEVQELLGMEMSPHPWYRSVLVIGFLVQANGGALQAGDDATEAAYFSNTRLPELAFASHARIIERAFRPLQTRLRWRGLGNGAYVVTSNDHLQVARAACLGGARVVQYREKEAPAAQRLATARRIRACTRESGTLFIVNDQLDIAMLSAADGVHLGQDDIAVPDARSLLGPGMIIGVSCSCLEQALEAERRGADYLGVGAIFATPTKEGYPVVGLEGLRRIAAAVTLPLVAIGGINLGNLAGVKAAGANFAAMVREFQDDTAAKVAAVNEIFK, from the coding sequence ATGGTTAAAGCATTTTGCCCGCACTGCGGAAAAGGAGTGGAGAAACGCCGCTTGGACCCCGACGGCCACGAGCGGGATTTTTGCCCCTCCTGCCAGACGGCGCTTTACGAAAATCCATTGCCGGCCACGGCGACGGTCGTTTTCAACCCGAAGCTCGAGGTGCTTCTGGTGCGGCGCGGCCAGGAACCCGGCAAGGGCAAATGGTGCCTCCCGGGCGGTTTCCAGGAGACCGACGAGACTCCCGCCCAGTGCGCCTTGCGCGAGCTGAGCGAGGAGGCCGGGATCAGAGGCGAGGTGCAGGAGCTGCTCGGCATGGAGATGAGCCCCCATCCCTGGTACCGTTCGGTGCTGGTGATCGGTTTCCTGGTGCAGGCCAACGGCGGGGCGCTCCAGGCCGGGGACGATGCCACGGAAGCGGCCTATTTTTCGAATACCAGGCTCCCCGAGCTGGCATTTGCCAGCCATGCCCGCATCATCGAGCGCGCCTTCCGCCCCCTTCAGACTCGGCTGCGCTGGCGCGGCTTGGGCAATGGCGCCTACGTCGTGACCAGCAACGATCACCTGCAAGTGGCCCGGGCGGCCTGCCTTGGCGGGGCGCGCGTCGTCCAATACCGCGAAAAAGAGGCGCCGGCAGCGCAGCGGTTGGCAACGGCCCGCCGGATCCGCGCCTGCACGCGGGAAAGCGGGACGTTGTTCATCGTCAACGACCAGCTCGATATCGCCATGCTCAGCGCCGCCGACGGCGTTCACCTGGGCCAGGACGACATCGCGGTTCCCGACGCTCGCTCCCTGCTCGGGCCGGGGATGATCATCGGCGTTTCTTGCTCTTGTCTGGAGCAGGCTTTGGAAGCCGAGCGCCGGGGCGCCGATTACCTGGGCGTTGGGGCGATATTCGCGACGCCGACCAAGGAGGGGTACCCGGTGGTCGGACTGGAAGGTTTGCGACGCATCGCGGCCGCGGTCACCCTGCCGCTGGTGGCCATCGGCGGCATCAACTTGGGCAACCTGGCCGGGGTGAAGGCGGCCGGGGCCAATTTCGCGGCCATGGTGCGCGAATTCCAGGACGACACCGCAGCCAAGGTCGCGGCGGTGAATGAGATTTTTAAATAA
- a CDS encoding acetyl-CoA carboxylase biotin carboxylase subunit (an AccC homodimer forms the biotin carboxylase subunit of the acetyl CoA carboxylase, an enzyme that catalyzes the formation of malonyl-CoA, which in turn controls the rate of fatty acid metabolism): MKFKILVANRGEIAVRIIRAAHELGLEAVAVYSEADRDALFVRYADQAVCIGPAPLAESYLFYQNILAAAKSTGADAIHPGYGFLSENASFAEACRVLNITFIGPQPMAIRKMGDKAMAKKIMREAGVPVVPGSEGVLASCEEARALADEICYPVIFKAWAGGGGRGMRIVAEKKELENAFNSASNEAQKAFGDASVSLETYIPDPTHIESQVLGDKQGRAGHLFERDCSV; encoded by the coding sequence ATGAAGTTCAAGATACTGGTCGCCAACCGCGGCGAGATCGCCGTCCGCATCATCCGCGCCGCGCATGAGCTGGGGTTGGAGGCGGTGGCGGTCTATTCCGAGGCCGACCGCGACGCCCTGTTCGTCCGCTACGCCGACCAGGCCGTCTGCATCGGCCCGGCGCCTCTGGCCGAAAGCTACCTGTTCTACCAGAACATCCTGGCCGCGGCCAAGTCCACCGGGGCCGACGCTATCCATCCCGGCTACGGCTTTCTCTCCGAGAACGCCAGCTTTGCCGAGGCCTGCCGGGTGCTGAACATCACCTTCATCGGCCCGCAGCCGATGGCCATCCGCAAAATGGGCGACAAGGCCATGGCCAAAAAGATCATGCGCGAGGCCGGCGTGCCGGTGGTGCCCGGCTCGGAGGGCGTCCTGGCCTCGTGCGAGGAGGCGCGGGCGCTGGCCGATGAGATCTGCTACCCGGTCATCTTCAAGGCGTGGGCCGGAGGCGGCGGCCGCGGCATGCGCATCGTGGCTGAAAAGAAGGAGCTGGAGAACGCGTTTAATTCTGCCTCCAACGAGGCCCAGAAGGCTTTCGGCGACGCCAGCGTCTCTCTGGAGACATACATCCCGGACCCGACGCACATCGAGAGCCAGGTGCTGGGAGACAAGCAGGGCCGGGCCGGCCACTTGTTCGAGCGCGATTGCTCGGT